The following proteins come from a genomic window of Halorussus halophilus:
- a CDS encoding DUF7344 domain-containing protein, producing MSQVPNDSTGEQGTETTVGQELGSRSLDTIFDVLGARRRRNVLYVLSRRSRPVPFTELVDDLVALEDGTRERVAVSLHHEHLPKLADADLLNYDEDARIVVLTDLSERFTRYLDLAAEEERRRPVGQSAESTRPSEF from the coding sequence ATGAGTCAAGTCCCGAACGACTCGACCGGAGAACAGGGTACAGAGACGACGGTCGGCCAAGAACTTGGCTCGCGCTCGCTCGACACGATTTTCGACGTTCTCGGCGCTCGTCGTCGTCGAAACGTCTTGTACGTGCTGTCGCGCCGTTCGAGACCGGTTCCCTTCACCGAACTCGTAGACGACCTCGTCGCGCTCGAAGACGGAACTCGCGAGCGCGTGGCCGTCTCTCTCCACCACGAACACCTCCCGAAACTAGCCGATGCCGACCTACTCAACTACGACGAAGACGCCCGAATCGTCGTACTGACAGACTTGTCCGAACGGTTCACTCGCTACCTCGACCTCGCCGCAGAAGAGGAGCGACGGCGACCAGTCGGGCAGTCCGCAGAGAGTACTCGACCATCTGAGTTCTAA
- a CDS encoding ZIP family metal transporter, protein MASLEQLFVDIVGSNPVVQGLAGGVVIAVMNTLGALVVLVWSNPTERALDAALGFAAGVMLAASFTSLILPGIEAGGIFPVLVGFALGVAVLDQADQWVPHIHVVITGKPQHNASTANPRIEEDSTTGRERVPESDSRTASVLLFIVAITLHNMPEGLAVGVGFGSGDLGNALALMLAIGIQNIPEGLAVSVAAMNAGFGSLFYATLAGVRAGLVEIPLAVFGALAVGVAAPILPYAMGFAAGGMLFVISDEIVPETHAHGHERIATLGTMLGVVVMLYLDITLG, encoded by the coding sequence ATGGCCAGTTTAGAACAACTATTCGTCGATATCGTCGGCTCCAACCCTGTCGTACAGGGGTTGGCCGGTGGCGTCGTCATCGCGGTCATGAACACGCTCGGCGCGCTCGTCGTCCTCGTTTGGTCGAATCCCACCGAGCGAGCGCTCGACGCGGCCCTCGGCTTCGCGGCGGGGGTGATGCTCGCGGCGAGTTTCACGAGTCTCATCCTGCCGGGAATCGAGGCTGGCGGCATTTTCCCCGTACTCGTCGGCTTCGCCCTCGGCGTCGCCGTACTCGACCAAGCGGACCAGTGGGTTCCGCACATCCACGTCGTCATCACGGGTAAACCACAGCACAACGCTTCGACCGCGAACCCGCGAATCGAGGAGGATTCGACGACCGGCCGCGAGCGTGTCCCCGAGAGCGACTCTCGAACCGCCTCCGTCCTCTTGTTCATCGTCGCAATCACGCTCCACAACATGCCGGAGGGCTTGGCTGTCGGCGTCGGATTCGGGTCGGGCGACCTCGGCAACGCGCTCGCACTGATGCTCGCTATCGGCATCCAGAACATCCCCGAGGGCCTCGCGGTGTCGGTCGCCGCGATGAACGCCGGGTTCGGGTCGCTGTTCTACGCGACGCTCGCTGGCGTGCGAGCAGGACTGGTCGAGATTCCACTGGCCGTCTTCGGCGCGCTCGCGGTCGGCGTCGCCGCGCCGATACTCCCCTACGCGATGGGGTTCGCCGCGGGCGGTATGCTGTTCGTCATCAGCGACGAAATCGTCCCCGAGACCCACGCCCACGGCCACGAGCGAATCGCCACGCTCGGCACGATGCTCGGCGTCGTCGTGATGCTGTATCTGGATATTACACTGGGGTAG
- a CDS encoding pyridoxamine 5'-phosphate oxidase family protein, producing the protein MEHVEYIYTFGMDESELDELLRVHDVGVLSLADGDDAYAVPVSYDYDGDSLVLRLGQHEDSTKMEFLEATETATFVVHESGDGSWSILARGPLRERTDFDETRINQRFSKFRLFREPVEDVQATVYELEIEELTGRRAD; encoded by the coding sequence ATGGAACACGTCGAGTACATCTACACCTTCGGCATGGACGAGTCGGAACTGGACGAACTGCTTCGCGTCCACGACGTCGGGGTCCTCTCGCTCGCCGACGGGGACGACGCCTACGCCGTGCCGGTGTCGTACGACTACGACGGCGACTCGCTGGTTCTACGACTCGGGCAACACGAAGACAGCACGAAGATGGAGTTCCTCGAAGCGACAGAGACAGCGACGTTTGTCGTCCACGAATCCGGAGATGGGTCTTGGAGCATCCTCGCCCGCGGTCCGCTCCGCGAGCGGACGGACTTCGACGAGACGCGAATCAACCAGCGGTTCTCGAAATTTCGGCTGTTCCGCGAGCCAGTCGAGGACGTCCAAGCGACGGTCTACGAGCTCGAAATCGAGGAACTGACCGGACGCCGGGCGGATTGA